The following coding sequences are from one Diabrotica virgifera virgifera chromosome 2, PGI_DIABVI_V3a window:
- the LOC126879713 gene encoding outer dense fiber protein 3-like gives MPVRTDYPAPNKYNLPSVIGYPKHDISKYRYPNYTMAPKFPPIGKPLGPGPKYYAEHYTRVGKVTAPIYSIKSRAKPLTQFVGPGAGAYHPELSPRMKDQRPPCYTIKSRRPPLKGFQTPGPKYALPTTLGCHIPDVYERPCYTMRPKLPYIQGGKTPGPKYLGIDTNIFKQRPPLYTMRPKLHIPQRSKSPGPKYYPQLPRCVQVNKRGWSFGLKIWKTDPYYMPKDLEPAC, from the exons ATCCAGCTCCGAACAAATACAATTTGCCTTCAGTAATAGGATATCCGAAACATGACATCTCCAAATATAGATATCCTAATTATACAATGGCTCCGAAATTTCCACCCATCGGAAAACCTCTTGGTCCTGGACCTAAATATTATGCAGAGCATTATACTCGCGTAGGAAAAGTGACCGCTCCTATATATTCAATTAAATCCAGAGCAAAACCGTTAA CTCAGTTTGTGGGTCCAGGTGCTGGTGCTTATCATCCCGAACTATCTCCTCGAATGAAAGATCAAAGGCCACCATGCTATACAATTAAATCAAGGAGGCCACCCCTTAAAGGATTTCAAACGCCAGGTCCCAAATATGCACTTCCAACTACATTAGGGTGTCATATTCCAGATGTATATGAGAGACCATGTTATACCAT GCGTCCCAAGTTGCCGTATATCCAAGGTGGTAAGACACCAGGACCTAAGTATTTAGGAATAGATACAAATATATTCAAACAAAGACCACCACTATACACAATGCGGCCAAAATTACACATCCCGCAACGGTCAAAATCCCCAGGCCCCAAATATTATCCGCAATTACCTAGATGTGTTCAAGTTAATAAAAGAGGATGGTCATTTGGATTAAAAATATGGAAAACTGACCCTTACTACATGCCAAAAGATTTAGAACCAGCTTGCTAA